The following coding sequences are from one Nicotiana tomentosiformis chromosome 3, ASM39032v3, whole genome shotgun sequence window:
- the LOC104119163 gene encoding uncharacterized protein — MEYDYRNRTGSPYDTQLPPMYGRPATGAPHPHPHPMYGQQAPGLYPRVGQPSGGGRNPPIHHTSSPSSNTGIGIRVAIKPEYRITPPPPLSTQVGDIPRSTFNFDFDFEKKILAEAEKESQNWSRLGLENLPSRLPEQTNTGSTGDSVINKYTSFGFNREAVAIAVANYGDNPIKVKEFAERYTRLKEEMGFSPNSVADALLLNDNDTDKAISHLIGNSS, encoded by the exons ATGGAATACGATTACAGGAACAGAACAGGATCTCCTTACGATACACAATTGCCGCCGATGTACGGCAGACCAGCAACTGGCGCTCCACATCCACATCCACATCCCATGTACGGTCAACAAGCTCCCGGACTATATCCTAGGGTTGGTCAACCCTCCGGCGGCGGCCGTAACCCTCCTATTCATCACACCTCTTCTCCGTCTTCCAACA CTGGAATTGGCATCAGAGTTGCTATTAAACCTGAATATCGGATTACACCTCCG CCTCCGCTGTCAACACAAGTGGGAGACATTCCTCGGAGCACATTCAACTTTGATTTTGACTTTGAGAAAAAGATTCTGGCCGAAGCAGAAAAGGAAAGCCAGAACTGGAGCAGGCTAGGGCTGGAAAATCTTCCATCTAGATTGCCAGAACAAACTAACACG GGATCCACTGGAGATTCTGTTATAAACAAATACACTTCATTTGGTTTCAACAGAGAGGCTGTGGCCATAGCGGTTGCAAATTATGGAGACAACCCGATCAAG GTCAAGGAATTTGCCGAGAGATATACTCGCTTGAAAGAAGAGATGGGATTCTCACCAAACAGTGTTGCAGATGCCTTACTATTGAATGACAACGATACAGACAAGGCGATATCTCATTTGATTGGCAATTCATCATAA